Genomic window (Vitis riparia cultivar Riparia Gloire de Montpellier isolate 1030 chromosome 4, EGFV_Vit.rip_1.0, whole genome shotgun sequence):
ATTTATTTCACTAGAATAATTGCAATAGCAACGGACAACAGCATGCAATGAGGTTACACTTACTCCTATGCTCGAGATTTATTATTGTCGATCATAGTTCTTCACATCATACGTAACGCACCCCTTACTACGATATGATGTCTACTGAAGATCAGTAGAgatcttatttttttccatacATAACATTATCCTTCTAAAATGAGAAAGAGACATGCATTATTAGACCCAACAGAGTACGTAATTATATTACTAGTCTTCCTCCAGCGCCAAACCAGTCTCCTGCAGTACGAGTTGAGCCTTTTCCTGAATGAGCTTCCATAGACTATCAACATGCCTAATCTCAGTCAATGTGGACCCAATTGCACAGCGTATGATGTAAATCCCACCCACCACTGCATGAGTCATGAATGCAGCACCACTTCCATTGACAGCCATTAGCAGCCTTGAGTTCAGTTCTGTGCCCTCCCCTTCTTCTCTGGGCCTAAGTCTGAAGCACACCAGTGCAAACCTTCTCCGCACCACAACCTCAAATCTGGGATCTGTGGCTACATGTGCCTCGAATCGCTTGGCCAAGTTTACATCGCTGCGTATATGGAACATGAGGTTGTCCAAGCCATGCCTTCGAATCACCACCCAAACTTTGATGGCCCTGAATCTTCTGCTTAGTGCTATTTGCCAATCTTTGTAGTCTATCACCTTCTTTGATTCGCTTGCATTGTTCCTCAGATACTCAGGAGCAGTTGATAATGAATCCACAAATAGCTTTGGTTCTTTAATCCATAGACAACAGCAGTCCATGTTGGTGAGGAGCCATTTGTGGGGGTTCATACTAATCGAGTGTGCAAGTTCAACCCCATTCAAATGGTGCCTGAATTCGGGACATATACAGGCACTTCCTGCATAAGCTGCATCAATGTGGAGCCACACCTTGAAGTCCCTTGCGACGTGCCCTAGCGCCTCCAGAGGATCAACAGCCCCAGAGGATGTGGTTCCCACAGTGGCACAAAGAAACAACGGAACAAGGCCAGCTCCAATGTCCTCCTCCATTGCTGTGCGAACATCGTCTGGGCATAGtgcaaaatcatttgaaaatgaagtgGGGAGGCTTCGAAAATTTGAGGTTGGAATACCAACCAACTTTGAGGCCTTTTGAAGGGTGGAATGTGTTTGATCAGAACCATAGACCACCAACTTAGTTATTTTATGATGGCCGATCTTTTTCAGAACTTTGTCCCTTGCAGCAGCTAAACTACAAATTATGGCCTCACAGGTACTTCCATGCAAGACACCGCCACCACCTCCtgagaaaagaaatgaaggtGGAAGCATAAGCATTTTCCCAACCCAATCCATCACAGTGGATTCGAGTTCAGTGGCGGCAGGCGAAGCGATCCAGTTGAAGCCTACCACGTTAAGTCCAGTGCAAAGCATCTCACCAAGAAAGCCAGCAGTGCTAGCATTTGCTTGGAAATAGCCAAAGAAGTTGGGGCTCTGCCAGTGAGTGAGGCCTGGAATGATGCTATCAGATACATCTTTGAGAATGGTTTCCAAGGGCTCTGGACAATATGGGGCAGTGTCTGGGCAATGGTGCATGAGGTACCCAGGATCAACTTGGCTTTGAACCGGGTACTTCTCCACATTTTTATAGTAATCAGCAATGAAATCGACTACCATTTTGGACTCCTCGGAGAAACTCTGTGGATCCAGAGGGCTGAAGGTGTTGAAGGAGAGGCTGCCCATTGTACAAAGATAAGAAACTTTGAAACGAGCTGTTATGATTTGTAAGGTTCAAAGGTGGGTGTCTTCTCAGACTCTTGAAAGGTATAGTATTTAGGGACAATTGTTTGGGCCCAGTTGGCCCAAAAATTAAGGTCTGGTCTGTATAATTTATTGGAAGCAATCACAT
Coding sequences:
- the LOC117912480 gene encoding tyrosine decarboxylase 1-like, whose amino-acid sequence is MGSLSFNTFSPLDPQSFSEESKMVVDFIADYYKNVEKYPVQSQVDPGYLMHHCPDTAPYCPEPLETILKDVSDSIIPGLTHWQSPNFFGYFQANASTAGFLGEMLCTGLNVVGFNWIASPAATELESTVMDWVGKMLMLPPSFLFSGGGGGVLHGSTCEAIICSLAAARDKVLKKIGHHKITKLVVYGSDQTHSTLQKASKLVGIPTSNFRSLPTSFSNDFALCPDDVRTAMEEDIGAGLVPLFLCATVGTTSSGAVDPLEALGHVARDFKVWLHIDAAYAGSACICPEFRHHLNGVELAHSISMNPHKWLLTNMDCCCLWIKEPKLFVDSLSTAPEYLRNNASESKKVIDYKDWQIALSRRFRAIKVWVVIRRHGLDNLMFHIRSDVNLAKRFEAHVATDPRFEVVVRRRFALVCFRLRPREEGEGTELNSRLLMAVNGSGAAFMTHAVVGGIYIIRCAIGSTLTEIRHVDSLWKLIQEKAQLVLQETGLALEED